The Mercenaria mercenaria strain notata chromosome 1, MADL_Memer_1, whole genome shotgun sequence nucleotide sequence CAAGGAAAATGTCTTATATCGTTTACAAAAGTTCATTTTTAACGTGTTAAGTTTATGATGAAATGAACGAAATGAAAAGGAAATTTTATCGACAATAAACTCAAGGAAAATGTCTTATATCGTTTACAAAAGTTCATTTTTAACGTGTTAACAAGTGTAAAACATCACAATTTCTGAACTTTAGACATTCTGAAACTAACATAGAGATTTGCAAGACCTCTTACCCTGTTGGCAAGTTTTGCCGTGACGACTGATTTGACAACCCCAAGAAAGAACGCTATAACTCGATTATTGTTTATGTAATGGACCTGCTTGATGCGAATGGGGTAtccattctgaaaaaaatatccaaaataatCCTTAGTCTGTGCATGCATGCAGCCACATAATGTCCGATCAAAACATCAAATCACCAACTAATTAAGATTTTGTATAGTGTTCAAAACTTAAGTTTTATTCGTTTTACAACTAATTAGTTAATTAGCGAAATTAATCCCTAATTTTATTAATATGTTTGAAAATCACTTTCAAATAATAATACGACTTAGGTTTAAGTCAATAACATTGAAAAACGAAACAATATTAAATTGAGAAAGAGAATTGCAACAATGCGTAGACGCTTACCTGCATCACAGCAAATTGTTTTCGACAGTTGTTGAAACCAAAAAACATGAGGTGTTTCATAGCAACACCTTTAGCATCCATTAGGAAAGTAACTCCATTCACCATAACCTTTTCGTCCAAGAAGCATAAGGCATCGAACACGAGAGTAATTGCCCGAAACCAGTCGTTAAAACTGTACGCACTGCCACTTACATCCAGCTgatctgaaataaaaacatattgcttttaatacgtttataatttataatattttagtagAGAATAAATATTACACCAGCTGTGCGATTTTTCACACTATCTAAATTATATAGTCAATTTTGTTCACAAGTTTTAGTACCCTTCTGAAATGGCCGAAACGACGCCGAGAACATATGAATTTGGGAAGTCTGTACGGGATATTTGCGACTAGCCGCGAACATGGTTCAACAGATTGGATACTACCTCGCGGGATTTTCGCGAAAAGACCAATGATCGTGGTTTATTCACTTGAAGAACACAAAAGACTTTTCTTCAGTTAAACCGTTCGCCGCAATTACTTCTATATCAATTTGTGCAACGATATGgtttacatgtaaacaaatataatGCATTTCTAAAGCAGTTTCAAAACAATTCAGCAATTAAGGATGCTTAAAACTGAATATATGTATCTGTTGCTTAAACGTTTAATTACAAGGAAATCTTTAGTTTCAATCGTGTGTAAGAACTTTGTTTCTATGTTCTTTGTCATTCTGATTTAGTCGTCTATGTACTGTGAATCATAACGACATATGCCAAGTACAATGATATAAGAAATACGAGATATTTGAATCTGTCAATGCAACACCGCGTTTCTTGTTGGGATTTATGCTCATAAGTTCTATGTATTTACTTGATATCTAGATACTTTTATAACAAAATTGTTCTTCTTAGCTTGGTTCGATACCAATATTCCGAGCAATATACAGCAAAACTATAATTCTTAGAAATAgcatttttgtttggttttgggtttaacgccgtttttcaacagtatttcagttatgtaacgacgggcagttaaccttaccagtgtccctggattctgtaccagtacaaacctattctccgcaagtaactgccaacttcccaacatgaatcagaggtagaggacgaatgatttcagacacactgtctttcatcaaatcgtcacggagaacatacgcctcgcccagggctcgaactcacgaccccgcgatccgtagatcagcgctctccctactgagctaagtgggcgggcttagCAATAACAAAAGCCAAATACTCACTCCATCGTGCAAGTATAACTTTCCGGCCTTCTTTGTCATATCCTGGCAATGGTATGTAAACAGCGctgaaacaacaaaatattaaacaaatattaccaaaaaacataaaaaagataaaGATTAATGTAAAATTTTCCCTGTTAAATTTCATTTAGCCTTGCTATCGACTAGAAAATCGTTTTATTCTATTCTACATTTTGGTTAATAAGTTTATTTGTGCTTGTCTTGATCTGATTGACTGGGCATTTCACGTTTGTATGCATGCAAAAGGTACAGCCTAGAGTGTAAATATAGCTTACACTTCATGAAAATCACTTACTTTGGGCCTTTAAGTATATTAAGTATATCAGGGGACGCCGGGTCAATGTCATTCATGACCTGCATGATTGCCTTGCGCCTAGAATACCAGTAATTTCTCATCCGCTGACGTGTCGCATCTTGGCGGAATTTGGAAGTTCGCAAAAATGACCAGAGGTAACAGGAATCTAGAAATAAACAAGTTAATATTCCATTTAGATATAGACACGAAAACAttgatgataaatatttttttccgaGCTAGAAGTTTGAACGTTTTACATGTAACGATACTATGATGTTCACTACATAAATAATGAATTCTGCGGGGAAAAACAGTTGTTATTGGCGAGTCCTTCATAATATAGAAAAAGGATGTAATTTGCGTTTGTAATAGCAGACAGTGTCCTCTTAAACAAACTATTTCCTTTTCAACGCAGACATTAACTGATTGTTTGTGATTCAATGGAGAAATTGACACGTTGTCATGGAAACAACAATACTTCTAAAAATTACAAATATAGGATGGACCACATGGTGTCTACAAACACAAAATGCTAAATATGGAATAGCATTTATCTGAAGCAGTAATCTCTTGTGAACAGATTCATACAGCAAGACCTAAAGCAGAAATGTCTTGTTATACAAATAGAAAAGGCTAAATAATCATAAGCAGAAATGTCTTGTTCACAGCTTTATAGAATTATCTAAAGCCGAACAGTTTACATGTTTTTACAACACGAAAAAGCTAAATGATGCCTTTTTCACAGATTCGTACAAACAGAAGAAGCTATATTATCTCAACCAAGTATGATCCATTGGCAATTTCATActacaaaaagatatttgataTCGCAGAGAAATGTCTTGTTTACAGAGTCATACAATTAGAAAGAAGGTACATAGATTTTGCGCAAAAACGTTCTTGTTTACAGTTTcacacaaaatagaaaaagagatATGATCTAAcagaaatgttttgtttacagATTCATACAGATAGAAAATGGTATATGATCTCGCGCAGAAATGTCTCGTTTACagattcataaaaaatagaaaggGATACAcggttaaatacatttg carries:
- the LOC123545747 gene encoding alpha-tocopherol transfer protein-like isoform X2; translation: MHYGHESSRSLLSTVLQDKALREKAEDELHETAESRGEESRDLISWIEKGEEKVPKLTDSCYLWSFLRTSKFRQDATRQRMRNYWYSRRKAIMQVMNDIDPASPDILNILKGPNAVYIPLPGYDKEGRKVILARWNQLDVSGSAYSFNDWFRAITLVFDALCFLDEKVMVNGVTFLMDAKGVAMKHLMFFGFNNCRKQFAVMQNGYPIRIKQVHYINNNRVIAFFLGVVKSVVTAKLANRIQLHGYQYDTVFDYIDQSSLPDEYLAADYSGERAGTSQEIMERFIRENILEPTKLDFLRRLYSANNISEDSDTASSEEDFDDAVAEDSDHFFEDAMNEEEAESFFEESVTQNTAAKEE